The Halovivax ruber XH-70 genome includes the window GCGAGGTAGGCGTCGAAGTCCAGTTCGGCGAGTAGCGCCTCCGTCACGGGGAAGTACCGATAGGCCCCTTCGTCGCCGGCCTCCGCGTCGATCGGGGCGTCGAGACTGCCGTGGAAGAGGAGCACCTCCGTCCCGTCGAACGACGGCCGGTCCTCGAGTGCCAGCACCAGCTCGTCGGTCACCGACTCGCGGTAGGGAATCGCGATGATCCGGTACTCGCCGTCGGGGCTGTTCCAGGTGCCGTAGTCCGCTTCGTCCGCGATCACGGTACACGAATCGCCGAAGAAGAGGTCCCCGCGAAACGCCTCGATGTCGTGGTTCCCCGGGATGAGGACGATCTCGAAGGCACGATCGCTGAAGTACTGGTTCCGGAGCTCGCTCCGGAACTCGTCGACGTCCTCGGGACGATCGAAGAGGTCGCCACCGATCGTCAGGACGTCCGCGTCACGGGCCTCGGCGACCGAGAGGACGGCCTCGAGCGCATCCATCCGCTCCGGCGCGTCGGCCCGAAGGTGGACGTCGGCTGTGTGGACGAGTCGGGTCACGAGTGGGCCCCGTAGCCCTCCGTCCACAGTGTGGTCGCCGTCGTGGATCGACGGGTCGAAACTGTCCCTCCCAAGTGGGACACGGCCGCCATCCCCGATCGCGTGACCGTCCAGCGTGCGTTCACGGCTCTAACGTATCCGGTCCGGTGAAAGTATAGATTGTGGTGTGGCGGACGACGACCGCCACCCGGCGACCCGACGCCAGCGGGACACACACACACACACACACACACACACACTGGCTCGACGATCATGCACGGGGAAAGAGCCGAATACGCAGCGATCGAATTGGAGCGCATGCCCACCTACCAGACGTCGTCCGTGATCGACGCGCCGTTCGACAGGGTGTGGTCGTTCTACGACGACACCGAGGGGCTCGAAGCCCTCACGCCGGACTGGCTCGGGCTTCGCCGTCCAACCATCGTCGGGCCCGACGGCGAGCCGGAGCCGGACGCCTTTCGGCCGGGAACCGAGATACGACTCGAACTGGAACCGCTGGGCCTGTCCGGCCTCCCCGGCACCGAGTGGGTCGTCGAGATCGTCGAGCGAGAGGTCGACAACGACCGCGCCCGCTTCGTCGACGAGCAGGTCATCGGTCGCGGGCCGTTCCGGTCCTGGCGCCACACCCACCGCTTCGTCGACCTCGGCGGCGAGACACTGCTGGTCGATCGGATCGACTACCGGCTCCCGTACGCTGGGACGCTTCCGCTCGCGACACCTGCTCTCGCGGCGCTTTTGTGGTATCGACACCGCCGAACGCGGCAGTTGCTCGAAGCCGACCAGGCTGCGGGCGCCGGGCTCTGAACAGGCGTGGACGCCGAACGAGTGGGCCCGTCGTCGCGACCACCGAACTCCGGTTGGCGTCACGCCCGGGACGGCCCACCGTGACCGACGCCACTTCCGACGAGCCTTTCCGGATCGACGGCCTCGGTCGTGTACGAACGCGAAATCGCCGGCGACGCCCACCCATCTCGGCGACGCCGACGGGAGATTGCGATGACAGGAAAAGATCACTACTACAACAAGGCGAAACAGGAGGGCTACCGGGCCCGCTCGGCCTACAAGCTCCAGCAACTAGACGACCTCGAGGGACTCATCGACCGCGGCGACACCGTCCTCGACCTCGGCGCGGCGCCAGGCGGTTGGCTGCAGGTCGCCGCCGAGCGCGTCGGCCCCGAGGGGACCGTCATCGGCGTCGACTTCCAGCGGATCGACGGATTCGACGACGAGATCGACGATCGGATCGAGACGCTCCGGGGCGACGTCACCGAAGCGAAGACGCTCGATCGGATTCGACGCGCTGCCGGCGCGTCCGATGGCGAGTCGAACGGCGAACGCGGCGCCGTCGACGTCGTCCTCTCGGACATGGCGCCGAACGTCACCGGCGAGTACTCGCTGGACCAGGCCCGCTCGCTGCACCTCGCACGCACCGCCTCCGAGGTCGCCCTCGAACTCCTCGAGACGGGCGGCACCTTCGCCGCCAAGGTCTTCGAAGGTCCCGACGTCGACGACTTCAGGGCCGACCTCGAAGACGAGTTCCAGTACGTCCGCGCGACCGTGCCGAAGGCGACCAGAGACGAGTCCTCCGAACTGTACCTGCTCGGTATCGGTCGGCTAACCGCACCCGTAAGCGCCGGCGACGAACACGAAGTCGAGATCGTCGACACGGGCTCGGAAGGCGACGGGATCGCGACGGTCGAGGGATTCAGGCTGTTCGTCCCGGACGCCGAACCCGGTGAGACCGTCCGCGTCCGCGTCGACGACGTCAAACCCCACTTCGGCTTCGCAGAACGGATCGACGACTGAGAGAGTCGGTCCGGAACGTGCGACGCAGCCGCATCGAGCCGCTGTTGGTTTCTACTCCTCGTCTGCGAGGCGGCCGTGGCGCTGATCGATCTCGTCCAAGATATCCAGATTCTTCCGGATCGACGCCCGGATCGCGTCGCTTCGGTTGACGTACTTGCCCTCGTCACCGACGTGGTCGTCCAGATCCGCGAGTAACTCGCCCGGAATCTCGACGCTGATCTTCGGCATACCGGGCGTTCGAACCGGCCGGTTGTAAGTGTAGCCACCGCGGAAGCGGCCCTATTCGCCTGCGCCAGCGACGTCCGCAGCCGGGTCGGGACCCGACTCCGTGGCAGTCGTCGCGCCGCCGCCACCGAACAGGCGACCGCCGGCCGTCAGCACGTACAACACGGCGAGACCGAGCAGGTACGTCAGCGAGAGCGGGATCGCGACGGCGAACATCTTCAGGATGCCGCTGGGGCTCGCGAACATCGCCACGACGAAAATGCCGACGACGGCCGGGCGCCAGCGACGGCGCATCGTCCGATAGGAGACGATGTTCCCGACGTGGAAGAGCACCATCGTGACCAGGACGTTGAACAGGAAGCCAACGCCGAGCGTGGTGTAGATTACGAGCCAGAAGAAGCTCTTCATCCGGTAGGAGACGACCATCTCGTTCGCCAGCGCGTCGGTGATGAGATAGGAGATGACCGACGGGGCGATGTAGAAAAAGCCCAGGTAGGTGCCGGCGGCGAATCCGAGGAACAGGGACACACCCCAGACCGCGAACGTCCGCCGGTCGCCGCGAGCCAGGCCACGCTCTCTGATGGCCGGCCAGGCCCAGTAACAGACGAACGGAAGGATCGAGACAGCCGCCAGGATCGTACTGACCTTGACGATGAAGATCAGCACCTCGACGGGGTGGAGCGCGACGACGAAGCCCGAGTCCTGGAGGAGTTGGGTGAGCCCAGCCGACTCGTCGATCGTCGCGCCGTTGCTCTCGGCGACCTCCACCAGTAGCTCCCGGGGGACGCTGTCGACGAACTGCCGGAGGCTGCGCTTGATACCGCCGGCGTACAGCCAGAGGAACGACCCAGCCAGCACGGCCATGAACAGCCCGACGACGTAGATGAGCTTCGACGTGAGGCTTTCGACGATGAACGCGAGGTCGTACGCGAACCCGCCGAGGTCCTCCTCGGTCGTCTCCGACTCGGTGAACGGATCGAGCATTCCGGCAGCAGTACTGGCCAGCGGTGAGGAGTCGTCTTCGCCCTCGCTCCCGTCGGCTGGGGCTCCCTCGCTGGGTTGTGTCTCAGCCTCGCCCGGTGACGCCTCCGCTGCCGTCTCGCCCTCCTCGATGGCTGCGATCGAGTCGAACCGATCGATGATCGCCTGGGCTTTCTCGCGATCGTCGGCGTGCATCGCTTCGCGAGCGACGCTCATCATCTCGTCTTCGGACATCGACGAAAAGACCGGCGCCGGAACCCGCTTGATGTCGCTCGGGTCCAGAACGGTGAAGTCCACGTCGTCTTCGGTCTGTGCCGTTGCAAGAGCGCTCTCTCGCGGATACACCGGCGTCCGAAGGACCTGGACGGTCACGACTGCGAGCGCGAGGGCGGCGACGCCGAGGGTCAGAATCGCCGCGGCCCCCAGCAGCCCGGCGGTTCCGTGCTCGACGACGAGTTCGCCGATAATCGTCGGCTCCGCCGGTTGCACCGCCGGCGGGAGTTCCGGAACGATAGTTTCTGCGACCCAGGTCCGCGCACCGGCGGCGAGCGCGACGGCGATAGCCAGAAAGACCACGGCCACGATCGCGATCGTCTGGCCGAGTCGGCGCTTGACGTGTCCGACGCCGCTCCCGATCTCCGCGGCCCCGCGGCGGCGGGTGTTCGCGACGAGTTTCGCCAGTCCGAGGCTGAACACGTAGAGGGCGACCAGCGGCAGCGCCCACATGAGTTGCGTGATCGGATCCGGCGGGGAGAAGAAGGCGCCGAAGACGGTGATGCCGACGATCGCGTGGCGCCACTTGTCACGGAACGTCTCGTAGGAGACGATCTCGGTGTAGGAAAACGTCGCCATCAGCAGCGGGAGCTGGGCGGCGAGGCCGAACGAGATCGTCAGCAGCGAGACGAACTCGGTGAACTCCGTGATCCCCCAGCTCGGCTTGACGCCGGCATTGTACGCAATCTCGCCGAGGAAGAGGAACGTAAACGGGAAGAAGACGGTGAACGCGTAGACGATCCCAACCACGAAGAGGACGATCGAGACCAGCCCGAACGCCACGAGCCACAGCCGAGAGATCGGGACGACACTCGTAAAGCCGCGATCCTGGAGGGACCCCCGTGCGTAGTACACCAGCGCCGGAATCGCGAAGACGATCCCGACGAGCAGGCCGATCTTCGCCTGCAAGAGGATGACCTCGAACGGCGTCCGGGTGATGAGCTCGGTCGCGACGGCCACGTCGCCTTCCATATTGGTCTTGGCCGTCTGCTCTAAGAAATCCCAGACCCAGATCCGCATCGCGTAGAACGTGCCGATGAAGCCGATGACGAAGAAAATAAAGACCTTCTGCAGGTGACGTCTGGCAGTCGAGACCATCGCGCCGGCGGTCGCGCGGCCAGTGTTGATCGCCTGCGCCGTGTCTTCGTCGACGACACCACTCATGAAGTGGCGGACACTACCTTTCTTCCAGTTATCAACCTTTCGAGTCAACCGACGCGTCGGCCCTCGCGTCGCGCGTGCAATTCTCACCTCGACGGGTGCGCCGTAAGAAAAAGGCCTATAACCGACCCCGAAACAATCACACGTAGATGCCGGACGAGCGGGAGGAGTCGACGACGACCGACCCCGAGGAGCCGCGGGACCGTGACGCCGAGGCCTCGGAGGCCGACGGCGCCGTCGACGCAAAGGAACCCACCGGCGATTCCCAGTCGATCGACGAGGACGGGCCGAGTGACAACTCAGATCGCGTGCCAGACGAGGATGGGGCGAGCGACGAGTCCGAATCCGAACGCGTGCCAGACGAGGGAGAGTCAAGCGACGACTCAGATCGCGTACCGGGCGAGGGCGGACTCACGTTCGAGGGGAGTCCGTCGCAGAAGTTCGAGTGGGGTTCGTCGGAGGACCGCCCCGACTCGCCGCCAAAGCCAGCGAAAGCCGGCGACGGCGACGATCAGGACGGCGATACGACCGATTCGGCGGAGTCGAGCGGTAGCGGTGGTGGCGCAACCGCCCCGGTCCCGAGCGCCCAGACCGAACCCGTGACCGGCGGCTCGGAACGAACCGAGGAGGTCGGTGGGATCTCGACGCCGCCAGACGACGAGGAGATGCCGCTTGCGGACCACGTCGAGGAGATGATCTCTCGGCTGGCGATCGTCCTGCTCGTCGGGGCGGCGGCGACCGCCGTCGGCCTCCTCTGGGCGACCGACGCCATCGGGATCATCTGGGCCGAGGCGATCCCACAAGCGGAGGCGTGGCGGCCACACCTCTACGGCCCTCTGGAGCTCTGGCTGACTCGGATCAAGGTTGCCAGCCTGCTCGGGATCATGGTCGCGCTCCCCGTGTTCGTCTACGAGACCTATCTCTTCATGCGCCCCGGTCTCTATCCGCACGAGCGCAAGTACTACCTCGCGGCGGTGCCGACGAGCGTCGTGCTGGCCGCGATCGGGATGCTGTTTTCCTACCTGCTCGTCCTGCCGGTCCTCTTCGAGTACTTCTCGTACTACTCGCGAGAGAGCGCCGCGATCAAGTACGGGCTCGGTCCGACCTTCGACCTGATCATCACGCTCACCGCGTTCCTGGCCGTCGTCTTCCAGATCCCGCTTTTCATCATGCTCGCGGTGATGATGGGCGTGACGACCCGGCAGTGGCTCGCCGACAAGCGCCTGTACTTCTGGGCGGCGTTCGCCGGCCTCGCCTTTACCTTCACGATCGACCCGAGTGGGATGGCCGCCGGCCTCGTCGCGATCACGATGATCGTCCTGTACGAGGGGACGCTACTGGTGCTGAAGTGGGTCGGCGTCGACTGATCGGTTCGGCGCCACCGTCGACTCGTCCCTGAATAGCCCAACTGCCAGCGGCAGGGCCATGGCGCACACTTACGGAAGTCCTCGATGGATGCCGGTCATGGACGTGACAGCCGCGCTCGACCGATCGCCGTCACGAACGCAGTCCGCCGAGCACGCGTCGTCGCGGACCGAACACGCCCTCGCGGCGAGCGCCCGTGGCGTGCAGGCCGGCTTCGTCGCCACGCTCATCATGACCGCGTTTCGCCTCCCGATCCTGCGGTCGCTGCCGCCCTCCGCGCACTTCTGGGCCGCGTACGTCGCCGGCGGCGATCCCGAAGATCACTCCGTCCCCGGCCTCGTCTTGCATCTCGGCTACGGAACGGTCGCCGGAGCGATCTTCGGCGGCCTGTTCGCCGTACAGGACGCCGAAGAGGCGATCGAGGCCGAACAGCGTGGGCTGCTCTGGGGGTCGGTCTACGGCCTCGCTCTCTCGGCGTTCGGGACGCAGGTCATGCTAAAAGAGATACTCGGGCTGGAGCTCGAGGCCGACGAACTCGCCCTCTTCCACGCCGCCCACCTCGTCTACGGCGTCTCCCTCGGCGCCTGGGTTGGCTCCCGGACAGAGGGCGTCGACGATCCCGACGCCTACGGGTACGACTAGACTGGTTGTACCGAGCGTGAAAGACCGCGGCGGCGCAGTGGTGGCGCGTGGAAACGACGTACGGCCGACCGGCGACCGGACCCGGTTACCGGGCGCGGAACCACTCGATCGTCTGTGCCAGCCCATCGGCGATGGAGACGGTCGGTTCGAAATCGAGCTGCTCGCGGGCGCGGTCGATCGAGCCCGCCGAGTGGCGAATGTCGCCGGGGCGCGCGTCGTCGTGGACGATCGACGAATCGGAATCCGATAGCGCCCGAATGCGCTCGGCCAGCCGGCGAATCGAGATTGGATCCCCGGTCGCGACGTTGTAGGCCTCGCCGACGGCGTCGGTCGTCGCGGCCAGCAGATTCGCGCGGACGACGTCCGAGACGTGGACGAAGTCGCGTGTCTGCGCACCGTCGCCCTCGACCGTGATCGGTTCGTCCGCGAGCGCCTGCTCCGCGAAGACACTGATTACGCCGGCGTACTCGCCGGGCGGCTGGCCGGGGCCGTAGACGTTGAAGTAGCGCAACGCGGCGGTCTCCAGTCCGTACAGGTCGTGATACAGCCGCGCGTAGTGGTCCGCAGCGAGTTTGTCGAGACCGTACGGCGAGGTCGGTCGCTTCGACGCCGGCTCGACGATCGGCGTCGTCTCGGGTTGGCCGTACAGCGCCGCACTCGAGGCGAGTACCACCCGAGCGTCGTGGCGCCGCGCCGCCTCGAGGACGGCGAGCGTCGACGCCGCGGTGACCTCGTGACTCGCCAGCGGTTCCTCGACCGATTGGGCGACGCTCACCATCGCCGCCTCGTGGAAGACGACGTCGGCCGCTTCGACGGCGCGCTCGAGGGCGTCCCCGTCCCGCACGTCGGCCTCGACGAACGTCGCCTCGGCCGGCACGTTCGACCGGTCGCCGGACGCGAGCGAGTCGTAGACGGTGACGTCGGCGTCCGGTGTGAGCGCGTGGGTGATGTGCGAACCGATGAAGCCGGCCCCGCCAGTGACGAGCACGCGAGTGCCGCCCAGTTCGTGGGTGGGATACGTGACGAGATCGTGGGCACTCGAGCGCGGCGGTTCGACCGCTGGGGCATCAGGGTGACGGGACGACGAACGCGCGTCCATAGCGACGACTCGACACGCCCCGATTTGAGTACGGACAGACTACGGGCCCGTTTCACCGCTCCTATCGCGCCGACGAGACAGTCTCGAGAGACGGTGGTCGGCATCCAGAAGTAACGGCTCTTTGCTGGCAGCTACCGCTCACGCGTTCCGTGCCAGCACTCCAGCCACCTCGAGTTGATCGACGAGCACGGCCGTCGTGTCGGTCTTGTCGTCGAGCAACTGCTGACGGCGCGAGGCCCACGTCGACCGGTCGTAGTCCTCGAGGATCGAGAGCGTGTGCGAGAGTGCCGTCGACTGGCTCTCGGGGCCGGCGAACGACGATACCAGCCCGTACTCGTCCTCGAGTTCGTCGATGTAGCCCAGCCGGAGACTGGAGACGAAGATCGCCGGCGTCCCGAGGACGGCACTCTCGGTCGCCATCGTCGGACTCTCCCCGATGAAGGCGTCTGCTTCGGCGAGCAGGTGGTGGACCCGGTGGGGCGGGACGGAGAGGCGACGATCGTGGAGGGATGGTGGCAGCGACGATTCGGCGGTGATGCATACGCGAACGCCCGTCGACTCGAGCGCGTCGACGACGTCGGTCACGTCGTCGAACCCTCGCCCCCCGACGTCGTGAACGGCGTCCCAGCCGATGAGCCGAAGGACGACGAATCGCTCGTTCGGGCCGAGCCCCGCCTCCTCGCGAATCGACGACTCCGGGGTGAATCGCGCCGGGTGCAGATAGGCCAGTTCCTGATAGCCCGGATAGCGGACGTGATTCGACCCGATCTCCTCACTGTAGCACGTCGGCGTGCAGATCCGGTCGGCGAACGGATACGTCACGGTGTTCTGCAACGTCGCGTGCTCGGTGTCGTAGAACACCACCGATCGACCGCGGACGAGCGTCGAGACGTGTGCGATCGACGTCCCACCGATCGCCGTGAGGACGTCCGGATCGAACTCGCGCGCCGCCCGGTAGGTCGCTCGCGTGAGTCGCAGCTGGTCACGGACGCGAAACAGATCGCGCTCGGCCGGCTCACACGCCGTCTCGTAGTCGATACCGTACGCATCCAGTAGCTCCAGGGACATCTCCTTCTCCAGCGCGAGGACGCGAACCGTGTGCCCGAGTTCGGGCGCGAGTTCGACGTACGGCCGGAAGAAGTGGACGTGTGCCGGGTGCGTGATCTGGACGAGAACGCGCATGGTCACTCCCCCCGCCCGAGGACCTGGGCGCGTTTCTCCGCATCCCGGAGGAACGAGAGGCTCTGGGC containing:
- a CDS encoding NAD-dependent epimerase/dehydratase family protein; translation: MDARSSSRHPDAPAVEPPRSSAHDLVTYPTHELGGTRVLVTGGAGFIGSHITHALTPDADVTVYDSLASGDRSNVPAEATFVEADVRDGDALERAVEAADVVFHEAAMVSVAQSVEEPLASHEVTAASTLAVLEAARRHDARVVLASSAALYGQPETTPIVEPASKRPTSPYGLDKLAADHYARLYHDLYGLETAALRYFNVYGPGQPPGEYAGVISVFAEQALADEPITVEGDGAQTRDFVHVSDVVRANLLAATTDAVGEAYNVATGDPISIRRLAERIRALSDSDSSIVHDDARPGDIRHSAGSIDRAREQLDFEPTVSIADGLAQTIEWFRAR
- a CDS encoding twin-arginine translocase subunit TatC yields the protein MSGVVDEDTAQAINTGRATAGAMVSTARRHLQKVFIFFVIGFIGTFYAMRIWVWDFLEQTAKTNMEGDVAVATELITRTPFEVILLQAKIGLLVGIVFAIPALVYYARGSLQDRGFTSVVPISRLWLVAFGLVSIVLFVVGIVYAFTVFFPFTFLFLGEIAYNAGVKPSWGITEFTEFVSLLTISFGLAAQLPLLMATFSYTEIVSYETFRDKWRHAIVGITVFGAFFSPPDPITQLMWALPLVALYVFSLGLAKLVANTRRRGAAEIGSGVGHVKRRLGQTIAIVAVVFLAIAVALAAGARTWVAETIVPELPPAVQPAEPTIIGELVVEHGTAGLLGAAAILTLGVAALALAVVTVQVLRTPVYPRESALATAQTEDDVDFTVLDPSDIKRVPAPVFSSMSEDEMMSVAREAMHADDREKAQAIIDRFDSIAAIEEGETAAEASPGEAETQPSEGAPADGSEGEDDSSPLASTAAGMLDPFTESETTEEDLGGFAYDLAFIVESLTSKLIYVVGLFMAVLAGSFLWLYAGGIKRSLRQFVDSVPRELLVEVAESNGATIDESAGLTQLLQDSGFVVALHPVEVLIFIVKVSTILAAVSILPFVCYWAWPAIRERGLARGDRRTFAVWGVSLFLGFAAGTYLGFFYIAPSVISYLITDALANEMVVSYRMKSFFWLVIYTTLGVGFLFNVLVTMVLFHVGNIVSYRTMRRRWRPAVVGIFVVAMFASPSGILKMFAVAIPLSLTYLLGLAVLYVLTAGGRLFGGGGATTATESGPDPAADVAGAGE
- a CDS encoding 23S rRNA (uridine(2552)-2'-O)-methyltransferase; amino-acid sequence: MTGKDHYYNKAKQEGYRARSAYKLQQLDDLEGLIDRGDTVLDLGAAPGGWLQVAAERVGPEGTVIGVDFQRIDGFDDEIDDRIETLRGDVTEAKTLDRIRRAAGASDGESNGERGAVDVVLSDMAPNVTGEYSLDQARSLHLARTASEVALELLETGGTFAAKVFEGPDVDDFRADLEDEFQYVRATVPKATRDESSELYLLGIGRLTAPVSAGDEHEVEIVDTGSEGDGIATVEGFRLFVPDAEPGETVRVRVDDVKPHFGFAERIDD
- a CDS encoding twin-arginine translocase subunit TatC; this translates as MPDEREESTTTDPEEPRDRDAEASEADGAVDAKEPTGDSQSIDEDGPSDNSDRVPDEDGASDESESERVPDEGESSDDSDRVPGEGGLTFEGSPSQKFEWGSSEDRPDSPPKPAKAGDGDDQDGDTTDSAESSGSGGGATAPVPSAQTEPVTGGSERTEEVGGISTPPDDEEMPLADHVEEMISRLAIVLLVGAAATAVGLLWATDAIGIIWAEAIPQAEAWRPHLYGPLELWLTRIKVASLLGIMVALPVFVYETYLFMRPGLYPHERKYYLAAVPTSVVLAAIGMLFSYLLVLPVLFEYFSYYSRESAAIKYGLGPTFDLIITLTAFLAVVFQIPLFIMLAVMMGVTTRQWLADKRLYFWAAFAGLAFTFTIDPSGMAAGLVAITMIVLYEGTLLVLKWVGVD
- a CDS encoding ribbon-helix-helix domain-containing protein, with the translated sequence MPKISVEIPGELLADLDDHVGDEGKYVNRSDAIRASIRKNLDILDEIDQRHGRLADEE
- a CDS encoding DUF354 domain-containing protein, yielding MRVLVQITHPAHVHFFRPYVELAPELGHTVRVLALEKEMSLELLDAYGIDYETACEPAERDLFRVRDQLRLTRATYRAAREFDPDVLTAIGGTSIAHVSTLVRGRSVVFYDTEHATLQNTVTYPFADRICTPTCYSEEIGSNHVRYPGYQELAYLHPARFTPESSIREEAGLGPNERFVVLRLIGWDAVHDVGGRGFDDVTDVVDALESTGVRVCITAESSLPPSLHDRRLSVPPHRVHHLLAEADAFIGESPTMATESAVLGTPAIFVSSLRLGYIDELEDEYGLVSSFAGPESQSTALSHTLSILEDYDRSTWASRRQQLLDDKTDTTAVLVDQLEVAGVLARNA
- a CDS encoding metallophosphoesterase family protein, whose translation is MTRLVHTADVHLRADAPERMDALEAVLSVAEARDADVLTIGGDLFDRPEDVDEFRSELRNQYFSDRAFEIVLIPGNHDIEAFRGDLFFGDSCTVIADEADYGTWNSPDGEYRIIAIPYRESVTDELVLALEDRPSFDGTEVLLFHGSLDAPIDAEAGDEGAYRYFPVTEALLAELDFDAYLAGHYHGPHHLQFESGAEFAYPGTPASTRTSETGRRRVVRLEADAELAFEPIDTYHHLAKRVTVTPGTEDAVLAELAAWVETTVTPTAEPSIVVDGVVEVGESDFADRLHDVADPGWIRNETIDASHVTAHPVMRDFEDRLAETDWDDETKASVRTRTLRVASRTLAGRRGE
- a CDS encoding DUF6789 family protein, with the protein product MDVTAALDRSPSRTQSAEHASSRTEHALAASARGVQAGFVATLIMTAFRLPILRSLPPSAHFWAAYVAGGDPEDHSVPGLVLHLGYGTVAGAIFGGLFAVQDAEEAIEAEQRGLLWGSVYGLALSAFGTQVMLKEILGLELEADELALFHAAHLVYGVSLGAWVGSRTEGVDDPDAYGYD
- a CDS encoding SRPBCC family protein → MHGERAEYAAIELERMPTYQTSSVIDAPFDRVWSFYDDTEGLEALTPDWLGLRRPTIVGPDGEPEPDAFRPGTEIRLELEPLGLSGLPGTEWVVEIVEREVDNDRARFVDEQVIGRGPFRSWRHTHRFVDLGGETLLVDRIDYRLPYAGTLPLATPALAALLWYRHRRTRQLLEADQAAGAGL